The stretch of DNA GCAAAGCTACCAAGAAGAAGCGCAAGTGATTTTGGAAAGGTTAGGGGGTGTAAACCCTTTTATAGAATCGCGGTTGGCTAAAAGAATTTTAGATTATTCCAGCTTTTTATAATCATTCTGAAAGGATTTGCCTGAATTTTTCAAAAAATGCATATCGAGAATGATGTGAATAATCGCTGGTATTGGGTAGGAAACCCAATTTTGTTAGAATGCCGATAGATGCCTCATTATCCAGATAGGTGTAAGCCATAATGCAATTGACACTTTCAAAGTTGGAAAAAATATAATTTATGCCTTGTGCAATCGCTTCTGCACCAAAGCCGAGTCGGCGGTAGGGTTTGGCAATGGCAAAGCCAATGGTACATTTTTGGTGTTTTCCACCGTGTTTTTCCTTGCTAAAATCATAGAGGTGCAAAATGCCAACAGGTACTTCTTCGTGGTATAAAATCCAGTCATGTGCACCTCTTTTGGGGGAATACTTGGCAAATTCTTTCAATCCAACCACATAAATGCCAATTCGTTCCTTGTCTTTAAATTCTGGATTCACAAAACGATTGTCATCCGCTTTGAAAAGATCGAACAATACTTCAAAATTTTCGTACCCTAGGGGTATATACGTTAAACGTTGGGAAGGCGGGATGGCAGGGAAATTAAAAAAAGGTATTGCTTCGGGTCTCCGCATGGACCGATAAAAGTCAATTTTTTCCTGCATATCGGGGCTGATGTAAGCCTTCATTTTGATTCCATTATTAATGTAATCCTCAACTTATTGAAAATAAAAGCGATTTGCAAATGAAATGATCTTATTTATTAGCTATTGCGCAAAAATGTTATTTTTACGAATTGAAACCCAAATCGACCAAAAGTGAGTACAATTCACCAATTTAAGGTAGCGGGTATCGGCGGAGAGGAAATTGATTTTTCTGCCTTTAAAGGCAAAAAGATAATGGTGGTAAATGTAGCCTCAGCATGTGGTTATACACCCCAATATCAACAACTGCAAGAACTCCATGAGGAGTTTAATGATAAACTGGTCATTATTGGCTTTCCATGTAATGATTTTGGAGGCCAAGAGCCTGGCTCAGCAGCACAAATACAGGCTTTTTGTAGCTTGAATTACGGTGTGACCTTCCCCTTAACCGAGAAAATAAATATTAAAGGGGAATCCGTTCATCCCATATATTGTTGGCTGCTTCATAAAGTGCATAATGAAGTAATGGACACAGAAGTTAATTGGAATTTTTGTAAACATTTACTTGATGAAAAAGGCCATTTAATTCGTTTTTTCCCTTCCGCTATCAGTCCTTTTGATGAAGTAATTCTCGACTGGCTGCATACCTAAATACCTTGCTTTTCGTTTGGTTTGGGTAATTGTTAAATTTATTGCCCTGTATTCCTATGACCTTGGCACAAACATACGGACAAGCTGAAGTAAAAGAACTCCTCTGTCGCTTGCTCAAGCAAGATCGGCTGCCGCATGCGTTACTGCTATTGGGGCCTGCTGGTTGTGGCAAACTAGCCTTAGCCATGGGTTTTGCCCAGTATATTCTTTGCGAAAACAAAACGGAAACAGATGCCTGCGGGCAATGTAATGCCTGTCTGAAAGCCAACAAAAATATTCATCCGGATATTCACTTTTCCTTTCCAACCGTTGGTACCAATGTCAAAAGCGATTCCTTTTTGTCACAATGGCGGACGGCCCTTAGTGACAATCCATATTTGGAGATCAATGACTGGTTGCAACTAATTGGTGCTGAAAATAAGCAGGGCAATATCAACAAAGAGGAATGCCTCAATATCATACGGAAACTGAGTTTGAAAATATTTGAAGGAAGCCATAAGATTTTAATCATGTGGTTGCCCGAATATTTGGGAAAAGAAGGCAACCGGCTTTTGAAACTAATAGAGGAGCCACCAGCACAAACAGTTTTTATCTTGGTTGCCGAAAACCAGGAGCTTATTCTTAACACCATCCTCTCTCGTTGTCAGGTAGTCAAAGTCAGGCCTTTGCAGGATGAAGAAATAGCGGAAGCGCTTATCAGTAAGCACCTGGGTGATGAAGAATCGGCTCAGGCTATTGCCCATTTGGCTGATGGCAACCTGAATGAAGCACTTACATTAGCCAGCCAAAAGGAAAATGACAATGCTGCTCTGTTCCTAGAGTGGATGAGGAAATGCTACATTGGTAACGGCGTAGAATTGGTCAAATGGGTTGACCGATTCTCAAAATTAGGACGAGAAAACCAAAAGCACTTTTTAAGGTATGCACTTCATTTCATGCGTGAATACATGGTGCTCAAAATGAGCGATCATGCCAATATACGCCTGATAGCGGAAGAATTAAAAACAGCTCGAAACCTCACAAGCGTTATCGCTTTTGACCAAATCGAATCTATCGTCAAGCTGATAAATGATTGTTCTTATTACATTGAAAGAAATGCGAACCCCAAGGTGCTTTTTTTAGATACATCGATACAACTGAATAAAATTTTAAAAAGAAAAAAACCAGCAGTAGAAGCGCTTTCTAATCGTTAGATCGCGCGTATAATAACTAACCGTTTTGTCATCCAACTTTACTTAGTGTGAGGTTGTTTAGAAGAAGGATGTCAAGGAAATAATGATAATCTACTGCCGTAAAAATATTGAAAGATGGGATGTTTAGGATGTTCTGTAGGTATAGAAAATGGACAGCCAAAAGGTTGCAAAAGTAATGGTGGCTGTGGATCAGGGGGATGTAATAGAATGAATACATATGATTGGATTTCCACCATGGATATGGAGGATGCTGATCCGTTCGAACTGGTTGAAGTAAATTTTAAGAATGGTTCCAGAAAGGCCTTCTATCGAAATGAAGGAAACCCTAGGGCGATTACAGGTGACATGGTGGTCGTCGAAACGGGAACTGGCTTTGATATCGGAAAGGTAAGTTTATCTGGCGAACTTGTCCGCCTCCAAATGAAGAAAAAAAGAGTGGATGAGGAGAGTGTCATGTATGGCATTATTCGCCTGGCAAATGAGCGAGACATGGAGAGGCTAGACGAAGCCCGTAAGCAAGAACGCCACACTATGGTCCGCGCTAGAGCGATCTCTCGTACCCTCGACCTCGACATGAAAATTGGCGATGTCGAATACCAGGGCGATAAAAGAAAAGCAACTTTTTATTATACGGCGGATGGCCGGGTTGATTTCAGGGAGCTTATTCGACACTTTGCAAAAGAATTTAGGGTTAAAATTGAAATGCGCCAGATTGGCGCCAGACAAGAATCTGCGCGGATAGGCGGGTTGGGCTCTTGTGGTAGAGAACTATGTTGCTCTACCTGGTTGACCGACTTTAAATCGGTGTCTACTTCTGCCGCCAGGTACCAGAACCTCGCGATTAACCAATCCAAATTGTCAGGCCAGTGCGGACGCCTTAAATGTTGCTTGAATTACGAACTAGATGCATATCTCGATGCGCTAGATTCTTTCCCGAAAAACGTTGATAAGATCGAGACCACACTTGGAAACGCCACCTTGATTAAGACTGATATTTTCAAGGGTTTGCTCTTTTATGCCTATCATGTTGAGAACCAAAGGGGGCGCATCGTTTCTCTTACTGTCGATAAAGTAAAAGACCTACAATTACGTCAAAGGGCTGGCGAAAAAATATACGACCTTAGTGAGTTGGAGATCGCAAAAACGATAGAATCGGAAAGCATGGATTATGAGGATGTAACCGGTGCGATCGAATTGCCCCCGGAGGAGAAAAAGAAACGAGGGAAAAAACGTAGACCCAATGGTGGAAAAACGGGAAACCAATTAGCCAGGGGAGGGAATAATTCTCGCCCGGCTAAAAATGAAAGACCGTCGTCGGCTCCCCCCAAACCTCCTGGTGTTAAACCAGAAGAAAAAGCGAAGCCAGGTGGAAACAATAAAAATAAGCGGAGA from Saprospiraceae bacterium encodes:
- a CDS encoding glutathione peroxidase — translated: MSTIHQFKVAGIGGEEIDFSAFKGKKIMVVNVASACGYTPQYQQLQELHEEFNDKLVIIGFPCNDFGGQEPGSAAQIQAFCSLNYGVTFPLTEKINIKGESVHPIYCWLLHKVHNEVMDTEVNWNFCKHLLDEKGHLIRFFPSAISPFDEVILDWLHT
- the ricT gene encoding regulatory iron-sulfur-containing complex subunit RicT, which encodes MGCLGCSVGIENGQPKGCKSNGGCGSGGCNRMNTYDWISTMDMEDADPFELVEVNFKNGSRKAFYRNEGNPRAITGDMVVVETGTGFDIGKVSLSGELVRLQMKKKRVDEESVMYGIIRLANERDMERLDEARKQERHTMVRARAISRTLDLDMKIGDVEYQGDKRKATFYYTADGRVDFRELIRHFAKEFRVKIEMRQIGARQESARIGGLGSCGRELCCSTWLTDFKSVSTSAARYQNLAINQSKLSGQCGRLKCCLNYELDAYLDALDSFPKNVDKIETTLGNATLIKTDIFKGLLFYAYHVENQRGRIVSLTVDKVKDLQLRQRAGEKIYDLSELEIAKTIESESMDYEDVTGAIELPPEEKKKRGKKRRPNGGKTGNQLARGGNNSRPAKNERPSSAPPKPPGVKPEEKAKPGGNNKNKRRGKGPRKNNNNANKK
- a CDS encoding GNAT family N-acetyltransferase, whose product is MKAYISPDMQEKIDFYRSMRRPEAIPFFNFPAIPPSQRLTYIPLGYENFEVLFDLFKADDNRFVNPEFKDKERIGIYVVGLKEFAKYSPKRGAHDWILYHEEVPVGILHLYDFSKEKHGGKHQKCTIGFAIAKPYRRLGFGAEAIAQGINYIFSNFESVNCIMAYTYLDNEASIGILTKLGFLPNTSDYSHHSRYAFFEKFRQILSE